A genomic region of Zalophus californianus isolate mZalCal1 chromosome 11, mZalCal1.pri.v2, whole genome shotgun sequence contains the following coding sequences:
- the ATG13 gene encoding autophagy-related protein 13 isoform X5 yields METDLNSQDRKDLDKFIKFFALKTVQVIVQARLGEKICTRSSSSPTGSDWFNLAIKDIPEVTHEAKKALAGQLPAVGRSMCVEISLKTSEGDSMELEIWCLEMNEKCDKEIKVSYTVYNRLSLLLKSLLAITRVTPAYRLSRKQGHEYVILYRIYFGEVQLNGLGEGFQTVRVGTVGTPVGTITLSCAYRINLAFMSTRQFERTPPIMGIIIDHFVDRPYPSSSPMHPCNYRTAGEDTGVTYPSVEDSQEVCTTSFSTSPPSQLMVPGKEGGVPLAPNQPAHGAQADQERLATYTPSDGAHCATTPSSSEDTETVSNSSEGRASPHDVLETIFVRKVGAFVNKPINQVTLTSLDIPFAMFAPKNLELEDADPMVNPPDSPQTESPLQGSLHSNGSSGGSSGNTHDDFVMIDFKPAFSKDDILPMDLGTFYREFQNPPQLSSLSIDIGAQSMAEDLDSLPEKLAVHEKNVREFDAFVETLQ; encoded by the exons ATGGAAACTGATCTCAATTCCCAGGACAGAAAGGACCTGGAcaagtttattaaattttttgcCCTCAAG actGTCCAAGTGATTGTCCAGGCTCGACTTGGCGAGAAGATTTGTACTCGTTCATCTTCATCCCCAACGGGTTCAGATTGG TTCAATTTAGCAATCAAAGACATCCCAGAGGTTACACATGAAGCAAAAAAGGCCCTGGCAGGACAGTTGCCTGCCGTTGGGAGATCGATGTGCGTGGAGATCTCACTCAAGACTTCTGAG GGAGATTCCATGGAGCTAGAGATTTGGTGTCTCGAAATGAATGAAAA GTGTGATAAAGAGATTAAAGTTTCCTACACGGTGTACAACAGACTGTCGCTGCTGCTGAAGTCCCTCCTTGCCATAACTAGGGTGACACCAGCTTACAGACTCTCCAGAAAACAGGGGCATGAATATGTCATATTGTACAG gaTATATTTTGGGGAAGTTCAGCTGAATGGCTTAGGAGAAG GTTTTCAGACAGTTCGTGTTGGGACAGTAGGCACCCCTGTGGGCACCATCACTCTTTCTTGTGCTTACAGAATTAACTTGGCATTTATGTCTACCAG GCAATTTGAGAGGACGCCACCTATCATGGGGATTATCATTGATCACTTTGTGGACCGTCCCTATCCCAGCTCCTCACCCATGCACCCCTGTAATTACAG AACCGCTGGTGAGGACACTGGAGTAACATATCCTTCTGTGGAAGATTCTCAAGAAGTGTGTACCACCTCTTTTTCCACCTCCCCTCCGTCTCAG CTCATGGTTcctgggaaggaaggtggggtACCTCTTGCTCCCAACCAGCCTGCCCACGGTGCCCAGGCTGACCAGGAGAGACTGGCAACCTATACCCCATCTGACGGGGCCCACTGTGCTACCACACCTTCCAGCAG CGAGGATACTGAAACGGTATCAAACAGCAGTGAGGGCCGGGCATCCCCCCACGATGTCTTGGAGACCATCTTTGTCCGCAAAGTGGGGGCTTTTGTCAACAAGCCCATCAACCAG GTGACCCTGACCAGTTTGGACATACCCTTTGCCATGTTTGCTCCCAAGAATTTGGAGCTGGAGGATGCCGATCCCATG GTGAATCCTCCAGACTCCCCACAGACCGAATCTCCTCTCCAGGGCAGCCTGCACTCGAATGGCTCCAGTGGGGGCAGCAGTGGCAATACCCACGATGACTTTGTCATGATCGACTTC AAACCGGCTTTTTCTAAAGATGACATTCTTCCGATGGACCTGGGGACATTCTATCGTGAATTTCAGAATCCCCCTCAGCTGAGCAGCCTCTCCATAGATATCGGAGCACAGTCCATGGCTGAGGACTTG GACTCACTACCAGAGAAGCTGGCTGTGCATGAGAAGAATGTCCGAGAATTTGATGCCTTTGTAGAAACCCTGCAGTAA
- the ATG13 gene encoding autophagy-related protein 13 isoform X2, with protein sequence METDLNSQDRKDLDKFIKFFALKTVQVIVQARLGEKICTRSSSSPTGSDWFNLAIKDIPEVTHEAKKALAGQLPAVGRSMCVEISLKTSEGDSMELEIWCLEMNEKCDKEIKVSYTVYNRLSLLLKSLLAITRVTPAYRLSRKQGHEYVILYRIYFGEVQLNGLGEGFQTVRVGTVGTPVGTITLSCAYRINLAFMSTRQFERTPPIMGIIIDHFVDRPYPSSSPMHPCNYRTAGEDTGVTYPSVEDSQEVCTTSFSTSPPSQCVFTVTKAHFQTPTPVVTDTLRVPMPGLAFSHQLSSSRLSYQPAALGIGSADLAYPVVFAAGLNTTHPHQLMVPGKEGGVPLAPNQPAHGAQADQERLATYTPSDGAHCATTPSSSEDTETVSNSSEGRASPHDVLETIFVRKVGAFVNKPINQVTLTSLDIPFAMFAPKNLELEDADPMGSLHSNGSSGGSSGNTHDDFVMIDFKPAFSKDDILPMDLGTFYREFQNPPQLSSLSIDIGAQSMAEDLDSLPEKLAVHEKNVREFDAFVETLQ encoded by the exons ATGGAAACTGATCTCAATTCCCAGGACAGAAAGGACCTGGAcaagtttattaaattttttgcCCTCAAG actGTCCAAGTGATTGTCCAGGCTCGACTTGGCGAGAAGATTTGTACTCGTTCATCTTCATCCCCAACGGGTTCAGATTGG TTCAATTTAGCAATCAAAGACATCCCAGAGGTTACACATGAAGCAAAAAAGGCCCTGGCAGGACAGTTGCCTGCCGTTGGGAGATCGATGTGCGTGGAGATCTCACTCAAGACTTCTGAG GGAGATTCCATGGAGCTAGAGATTTGGTGTCTCGAAATGAATGAAAA GTGTGATAAAGAGATTAAAGTTTCCTACACGGTGTACAACAGACTGTCGCTGCTGCTGAAGTCCCTCCTTGCCATAACTAGGGTGACACCAGCTTACAGACTCTCCAGAAAACAGGGGCATGAATATGTCATATTGTACAG gaTATATTTTGGGGAAGTTCAGCTGAATGGCTTAGGAGAAG GTTTTCAGACAGTTCGTGTTGGGACAGTAGGCACCCCTGTGGGCACCATCACTCTTTCTTGTGCTTACAGAATTAACTTGGCATTTATGTCTACCAG GCAATTTGAGAGGACGCCACCTATCATGGGGATTATCATTGATCACTTTGTGGACCGTCCCTATCCCAGCTCCTCACCCATGCACCCCTGTAATTACAG AACCGCTGGTGAGGACACTGGAGTAACATATCCTTCTGTGGAAGATTCTCAAGAAGTGTGTACCACCTCTTTTTCCACCTCCCCTCCGTCTCAG TGTGTGTTTACTGTCACAAAGGCACATTTTCAGACCCCTACTCCTGTGGTGACGGATACTCTGAGGGTCCCCATGCCAGGACTGGCCTTTTCCCATCAA CTCTCAAGCTCTCGCCTTTCCTATCAGCCTGCTGCCCTGGGCATTGGATCAGCTGACCTGGCTTACCCAGTAGTGTTTGCTGCTGGCCTAAACACCACACACCCTCACCAG CTCATGGTTcctgggaaggaaggtggggtACCTCTTGCTCCCAACCAGCCTGCCCACGGTGCCCAGGCTGACCAGGAGAGACTGGCAACCTATACCCCATCTGACGGGGCCCACTGTGCTACCACACCTTCCAGCAG CGAGGATACTGAAACGGTATCAAACAGCAGTGAGGGCCGGGCATCCCCCCACGATGTCTTGGAGACCATCTTTGTCCGCAAAGTGGGGGCTTTTGTCAACAAGCCCATCAACCAG GTGACCCTGACCAGTTTGGACATACCCTTTGCCATGTTTGCTCCCAAGAATTTGGAGCTGGAGGATGCCGATCCCATG GGCAGCCTGCACTCGAATGGCTCCAGTGGGGGCAGCAGTGGCAATACCCACGATGACTTTGTCATGATCGACTTC AAACCGGCTTTTTCTAAAGATGACATTCTTCCGATGGACCTGGGGACATTCTATCGTGAATTTCAGAATCCCCCTCAGCTGAGCAGCCTCTCCATAGATATCGGAGCACAGTCCATGGCTGAGGACTTG GACTCACTACCAGAGAAGCTGGCTGTGCATGAGAAGAATGTCCGAGAATTTGATGCCTTTGTAGAAACCCTGCAGTAA
- the ATG13 gene encoding autophagy-related protein 13 isoform X3, whose amino-acid sequence METDLNSQDRKDLDKFIKFFALKTVQVIVQARLGEKICTRSSSSPTGSDWFNLAIKDIPEVTHEAKKALAGQLPAVGRSMCVEISLKTSEGDSMELEIWCLEMNEKCDKEIKVSYTVYNRLSLLLKSLLAITRVTPAYRLSRKQGHEYVILYRIYFGEVQLNGLGEGFQTVRVGTVGTPVGTITLSCAYRINLAFMSTRQFERTPPIMGIIIDHFVDRPYPSSSPMHPCNYRTAGEDTGVTYPSVEDSQEVCTTSFSTSPPSQLSSSRLSYQPAALGIGSADLAYPVVFAAGLNTTHPHQLMVPGKEGGVPLAPNQPAHGAQADQERLATYTPSDGAHCATTPSSSEDTETVSNSSEGRASPHDVLETIFVRKVGAFVNKPINQVTLTSLDIPFAMFAPKNLELEDADPMVNPPDSPQTESPLQGSLHSNGSSGGSSGNTHDDFVMIDFKPAFSKDDILPMDLGTFYREFQNPPQLSSLSIDIGAQSMAEDLDSLPEKLAVHEKNVREFDAFVETLQ is encoded by the exons ATGGAAACTGATCTCAATTCCCAGGACAGAAAGGACCTGGAcaagtttattaaattttttgcCCTCAAG actGTCCAAGTGATTGTCCAGGCTCGACTTGGCGAGAAGATTTGTACTCGTTCATCTTCATCCCCAACGGGTTCAGATTGG TTCAATTTAGCAATCAAAGACATCCCAGAGGTTACACATGAAGCAAAAAAGGCCCTGGCAGGACAGTTGCCTGCCGTTGGGAGATCGATGTGCGTGGAGATCTCACTCAAGACTTCTGAG GGAGATTCCATGGAGCTAGAGATTTGGTGTCTCGAAATGAATGAAAA GTGTGATAAAGAGATTAAAGTTTCCTACACGGTGTACAACAGACTGTCGCTGCTGCTGAAGTCCCTCCTTGCCATAACTAGGGTGACACCAGCTTACAGACTCTCCAGAAAACAGGGGCATGAATATGTCATATTGTACAG gaTATATTTTGGGGAAGTTCAGCTGAATGGCTTAGGAGAAG GTTTTCAGACAGTTCGTGTTGGGACAGTAGGCACCCCTGTGGGCACCATCACTCTTTCTTGTGCTTACAGAATTAACTTGGCATTTATGTCTACCAG GCAATTTGAGAGGACGCCACCTATCATGGGGATTATCATTGATCACTTTGTGGACCGTCCCTATCCCAGCTCCTCACCCATGCACCCCTGTAATTACAG AACCGCTGGTGAGGACACTGGAGTAACATATCCTTCTGTGGAAGATTCTCAAGAAGTGTGTACCACCTCTTTTTCCACCTCCCCTCCGTCTCAG CTCTCAAGCTCTCGCCTTTCCTATCAGCCTGCTGCCCTGGGCATTGGATCAGCTGACCTGGCTTACCCAGTAGTGTTTGCTGCTGGCCTAAACACCACACACCCTCACCAG CTCATGGTTcctgggaaggaaggtggggtACCTCTTGCTCCCAACCAGCCTGCCCACGGTGCCCAGGCTGACCAGGAGAGACTGGCAACCTATACCCCATCTGACGGGGCCCACTGTGCTACCACACCTTCCAGCAG CGAGGATACTGAAACGGTATCAAACAGCAGTGAGGGCCGGGCATCCCCCCACGATGTCTTGGAGACCATCTTTGTCCGCAAAGTGGGGGCTTTTGTCAACAAGCCCATCAACCAG GTGACCCTGACCAGTTTGGACATACCCTTTGCCATGTTTGCTCCCAAGAATTTGGAGCTGGAGGATGCCGATCCCATG GTGAATCCTCCAGACTCCCCACAGACCGAATCTCCTCTCCAGGGCAGCCTGCACTCGAATGGCTCCAGTGGGGGCAGCAGTGGCAATACCCACGATGACTTTGTCATGATCGACTTC AAACCGGCTTTTTCTAAAGATGACATTCTTCCGATGGACCTGGGGACATTCTATCGTGAATTTCAGAATCCCCCTCAGCTGAGCAGCCTCTCCATAGATATCGGAGCACAGTCCATGGCTGAGGACTTG GACTCACTACCAGAGAAGCTGGCTGTGCATGAGAAGAATGTCCGAGAATTTGATGCCTTTGTAGAAACCCTGCAGTAA
- the ATG13 gene encoding autophagy-related protein 13 isoform X1, which translates to METDLNSQDRKDLDKFIKFFALKTVQVIVQARLGEKICTRSSSSPTGSDWFNLAIKDIPEVTHEAKKALAGQLPAVGRSMCVEISLKTSEGDSMELEIWCLEMNEKCDKEIKVSYTVYNRLSLLLKSLLAITRVTPAYRLSRKQGHEYVILYRIYFGEVQLNGLGEGFQTVRVGTVGTPVGTITLSCAYRINLAFMSTRQFERTPPIMGIIIDHFVDRPYPSSSPMHPCNYRTAGEDTGVTYPSVEDSQEVCTTSFSTSPPSQCVFTVTKAHFQTPTPVVTDTLRVPMPGLAFSHQLSSSRLSYQPAALGIGSADLAYPVVFAAGLNTTHPHQLMVPGKEGGVPLAPNQPAHGAQADQERLATYTPSDGAHCATTPSSSEDTETVSNSSEGRASPHDVLETIFVRKVGAFVNKPINQVTLTSLDIPFAMFAPKNLELEDADPMVNPPDSPQTESPLQGSLHSNGSSGGSSGNTHDDFVMIDFKPAFSKDDILPMDLGTFYREFQNPPQLSSLSIDIGAQSMAEDLDSLPEKLAVHEKNVREFDAFVETLQ; encoded by the exons ATGGAAACTGATCTCAATTCCCAGGACAGAAAGGACCTGGAcaagtttattaaattttttgcCCTCAAG actGTCCAAGTGATTGTCCAGGCTCGACTTGGCGAGAAGATTTGTACTCGTTCATCTTCATCCCCAACGGGTTCAGATTGG TTCAATTTAGCAATCAAAGACATCCCAGAGGTTACACATGAAGCAAAAAAGGCCCTGGCAGGACAGTTGCCTGCCGTTGGGAGATCGATGTGCGTGGAGATCTCACTCAAGACTTCTGAG GGAGATTCCATGGAGCTAGAGATTTGGTGTCTCGAAATGAATGAAAA GTGTGATAAAGAGATTAAAGTTTCCTACACGGTGTACAACAGACTGTCGCTGCTGCTGAAGTCCCTCCTTGCCATAACTAGGGTGACACCAGCTTACAGACTCTCCAGAAAACAGGGGCATGAATATGTCATATTGTACAG gaTATATTTTGGGGAAGTTCAGCTGAATGGCTTAGGAGAAG GTTTTCAGACAGTTCGTGTTGGGACAGTAGGCACCCCTGTGGGCACCATCACTCTTTCTTGTGCTTACAGAATTAACTTGGCATTTATGTCTACCAG GCAATTTGAGAGGACGCCACCTATCATGGGGATTATCATTGATCACTTTGTGGACCGTCCCTATCCCAGCTCCTCACCCATGCACCCCTGTAATTACAG AACCGCTGGTGAGGACACTGGAGTAACATATCCTTCTGTGGAAGATTCTCAAGAAGTGTGTACCACCTCTTTTTCCACCTCCCCTCCGTCTCAG TGTGTGTTTACTGTCACAAAGGCACATTTTCAGACCCCTACTCCTGTGGTGACGGATACTCTGAGGGTCCCCATGCCAGGACTGGCCTTTTCCCATCAA CTCTCAAGCTCTCGCCTTTCCTATCAGCCTGCTGCCCTGGGCATTGGATCAGCTGACCTGGCTTACCCAGTAGTGTTTGCTGCTGGCCTAAACACCACACACCCTCACCAG CTCATGGTTcctgggaaggaaggtggggtACCTCTTGCTCCCAACCAGCCTGCCCACGGTGCCCAGGCTGACCAGGAGAGACTGGCAACCTATACCCCATCTGACGGGGCCCACTGTGCTACCACACCTTCCAGCAG CGAGGATACTGAAACGGTATCAAACAGCAGTGAGGGCCGGGCATCCCCCCACGATGTCTTGGAGACCATCTTTGTCCGCAAAGTGGGGGCTTTTGTCAACAAGCCCATCAACCAG GTGACCCTGACCAGTTTGGACATACCCTTTGCCATGTTTGCTCCCAAGAATTTGGAGCTGGAGGATGCCGATCCCATG GTGAATCCTCCAGACTCCCCACAGACCGAATCTCCTCTCCAGGGCAGCCTGCACTCGAATGGCTCCAGTGGGGGCAGCAGTGGCAATACCCACGATGACTTTGTCATGATCGACTTC AAACCGGCTTTTTCTAAAGATGACATTCTTCCGATGGACCTGGGGACATTCTATCGTGAATTTCAGAATCCCCCTCAGCTGAGCAGCCTCTCCATAGATATCGGAGCACAGTCCATGGCTGAGGACTTG GACTCACTACCAGAGAAGCTGGCTGTGCATGAGAAGAATGTCCGAGAATTTGATGCCTTTGTAGAAACCCTGCAGTAA
- the ATG13 gene encoding autophagy-related protein 13 isoform X4, with protein METDLNSQDRKDLDKFIKFFALKTVQVIVQARLGEKICTRSSSSPTGSDWFNLAIKDIPEVTHEAKKALAGQLPAVGRSMCVEISLKTSEGDSMELEIWCLEMNEKCDKEIKVSYTVYNRLSLLLKSLLAITRVTPAYRLSRKQGHEYVILYRIYFGEVQLNGLGEGFQTVRVGTVGTPVGTITLSCAYRINLAFMSTRQFERTPPIMGIIIDHFVDRPYPSSSPMHPCNYRTAGEDTGVTYPSVEDSQEVCTTSFSTSPPSQLSSSRLSYQPAALGIGSADLAYPVVFAAGLNTTHPHQLMVPGKEGGVPLAPNQPAHGAQADQERLATYTPSDGAHCATTPSSSEDTETVSNSSEGRASPHDVLETIFVRKVGAFVNKPINQVTLTSLDIPFAMFAPKNLELEDADPMGSLHSNGSSGGSSGNTHDDFVMIDFKPAFSKDDILPMDLGTFYREFQNPPQLSSLSIDIGAQSMAEDLDSLPEKLAVHEKNVREFDAFVETLQ; from the exons ATGGAAACTGATCTCAATTCCCAGGACAGAAAGGACCTGGAcaagtttattaaattttttgcCCTCAAG actGTCCAAGTGATTGTCCAGGCTCGACTTGGCGAGAAGATTTGTACTCGTTCATCTTCATCCCCAACGGGTTCAGATTGG TTCAATTTAGCAATCAAAGACATCCCAGAGGTTACACATGAAGCAAAAAAGGCCCTGGCAGGACAGTTGCCTGCCGTTGGGAGATCGATGTGCGTGGAGATCTCACTCAAGACTTCTGAG GGAGATTCCATGGAGCTAGAGATTTGGTGTCTCGAAATGAATGAAAA GTGTGATAAAGAGATTAAAGTTTCCTACACGGTGTACAACAGACTGTCGCTGCTGCTGAAGTCCCTCCTTGCCATAACTAGGGTGACACCAGCTTACAGACTCTCCAGAAAACAGGGGCATGAATATGTCATATTGTACAG gaTATATTTTGGGGAAGTTCAGCTGAATGGCTTAGGAGAAG GTTTTCAGACAGTTCGTGTTGGGACAGTAGGCACCCCTGTGGGCACCATCACTCTTTCTTGTGCTTACAGAATTAACTTGGCATTTATGTCTACCAG GCAATTTGAGAGGACGCCACCTATCATGGGGATTATCATTGATCACTTTGTGGACCGTCCCTATCCCAGCTCCTCACCCATGCACCCCTGTAATTACAG AACCGCTGGTGAGGACACTGGAGTAACATATCCTTCTGTGGAAGATTCTCAAGAAGTGTGTACCACCTCTTTTTCCACCTCCCCTCCGTCTCAG CTCTCAAGCTCTCGCCTTTCCTATCAGCCTGCTGCCCTGGGCATTGGATCAGCTGACCTGGCTTACCCAGTAGTGTTTGCTGCTGGCCTAAACACCACACACCCTCACCAG CTCATGGTTcctgggaaggaaggtggggtACCTCTTGCTCCCAACCAGCCTGCCCACGGTGCCCAGGCTGACCAGGAGAGACTGGCAACCTATACCCCATCTGACGGGGCCCACTGTGCTACCACACCTTCCAGCAG CGAGGATACTGAAACGGTATCAAACAGCAGTGAGGGCCGGGCATCCCCCCACGATGTCTTGGAGACCATCTTTGTCCGCAAAGTGGGGGCTTTTGTCAACAAGCCCATCAACCAG GTGACCCTGACCAGTTTGGACATACCCTTTGCCATGTTTGCTCCCAAGAATTTGGAGCTGGAGGATGCCGATCCCATG GGCAGCCTGCACTCGAATGGCTCCAGTGGGGGCAGCAGTGGCAATACCCACGATGACTTTGTCATGATCGACTTC AAACCGGCTTTTTCTAAAGATGACATTCTTCCGATGGACCTGGGGACATTCTATCGTGAATTTCAGAATCCCCCTCAGCTGAGCAGCCTCTCCATAGATATCGGAGCACAGTCCATGGCTGAGGACTTG GACTCACTACCAGAGAAGCTGGCTGTGCATGAGAAGAATGTCCGAGAATTTGATGCCTTTGTAGAAACCCTGCAGTAA
- the ATG13 gene encoding autophagy-related protein 13 isoform X6 — METDLNSQDRKDLDKFIKFFALKTVQVIVQARLGEKICTRSSSSPTGSDWFNLAIKDIPEVTHEAKKALAGQLPAVGRSMCVEISLKTSEGDSMELEIWCLEMNEKCDKEIKVSYTVYNRLSLLLKSLLAITRVTPAYRLSRKQGHEYVILYRIYFGEVQLNGLGEGFQTVRVGTVGTPVGTITLSCAYRINLAFMSTRQFERTPPIMGIIIDHFVDRPYPSSSPMHPCNYRTAGEDTGVTYPSVEDSQEVCTTSFSTSPPSQLMVPGKEGGVPLAPNQPAHGAQADQERLATYTPSDGAHCATTPSSSEDTETVSNSSEGRASPHDVLETIFVRKVGAFVNKPINQVTLTSLDIPFAMFAPKNLELEDADPMGSLHSNGSSGGSSGNTHDDFVMIDFKPAFSKDDILPMDLGTFYREFQNPPQLSSLSIDIGAQSMAEDLDSLPEKLAVHEKNVREFDAFVETLQ, encoded by the exons ATGGAAACTGATCTCAATTCCCAGGACAGAAAGGACCTGGAcaagtttattaaattttttgcCCTCAAG actGTCCAAGTGATTGTCCAGGCTCGACTTGGCGAGAAGATTTGTACTCGTTCATCTTCATCCCCAACGGGTTCAGATTGG TTCAATTTAGCAATCAAAGACATCCCAGAGGTTACACATGAAGCAAAAAAGGCCCTGGCAGGACAGTTGCCTGCCGTTGGGAGATCGATGTGCGTGGAGATCTCACTCAAGACTTCTGAG GGAGATTCCATGGAGCTAGAGATTTGGTGTCTCGAAATGAATGAAAA GTGTGATAAAGAGATTAAAGTTTCCTACACGGTGTACAACAGACTGTCGCTGCTGCTGAAGTCCCTCCTTGCCATAACTAGGGTGACACCAGCTTACAGACTCTCCAGAAAACAGGGGCATGAATATGTCATATTGTACAG gaTATATTTTGGGGAAGTTCAGCTGAATGGCTTAGGAGAAG GTTTTCAGACAGTTCGTGTTGGGACAGTAGGCACCCCTGTGGGCACCATCACTCTTTCTTGTGCTTACAGAATTAACTTGGCATTTATGTCTACCAG GCAATTTGAGAGGACGCCACCTATCATGGGGATTATCATTGATCACTTTGTGGACCGTCCCTATCCCAGCTCCTCACCCATGCACCCCTGTAATTACAG AACCGCTGGTGAGGACACTGGAGTAACATATCCTTCTGTGGAAGATTCTCAAGAAGTGTGTACCACCTCTTTTTCCACCTCCCCTCCGTCTCAG CTCATGGTTcctgggaaggaaggtggggtACCTCTTGCTCCCAACCAGCCTGCCCACGGTGCCCAGGCTGACCAGGAGAGACTGGCAACCTATACCCCATCTGACGGGGCCCACTGTGCTACCACACCTTCCAGCAG CGAGGATACTGAAACGGTATCAAACAGCAGTGAGGGCCGGGCATCCCCCCACGATGTCTTGGAGACCATCTTTGTCCGCAAAGTGGGGGCTTTTGTCAACAAGCCCATCAACCAG GTGACCCTGACCAGTTTGGACATACCCTTTGCCATGTTTGCTCCCAAGAATTTGGAGCTGGAGGATGCCGATCCCATG GGCAGCCTGCACTCGAATGGCTCCAGTGGGGGCAGCAGTGGCAATACCCACGATGACTTTGTCATGATCGACTTC AAACCGGCTTTTTCTAAAGATGACATTCTTCCGATGGACCTGGGGACATTCTATCGTGAATTTCAGAATCCCCCTCAGCTGAGCAGCCTCTCCATAGATATCGGAGCACAGTCCATGGCTGAGGACTTG GACTCACTACCAGAGAAGCTGGCTGTGCATGAGAAGAATGTCCGAGAATTTGATGCCTTTGTAGAAACCCTGCAGTAA